A genomic stretch from Georgenia muralis includes:
- a CDS encoding SRPBCC family protein produces MTTKVHKSIMVDVPVATAYNQWTQFEDFPHFMGGVTSVTQLSDDRLQWVAEIAGVKREWEARILEQVPDRKIAWAATEGATNAGAVTFEDVGGGQTQIHLELEYEPEGLVETAGDKLGLVERQAVADLERFKEIIESEGYASGAWRGTVNPGATIGAPGVGAAAPSEGDSGRAGVSGKAAAAAVGAAAAGAAAVAAAKGGDDRPTRTAPSAPAEGFDPGAPPGTPPAYPPTVADDESIPPAVRAQANVDPETGLAPGEGDRTDVDASGTGLTEGEPRHRDDDARRRDDEPLR; encoded by the coding sequence ATGACCACGAAGGTCCACAAGTCGATCATGGTCGACGTCCCGGTCGCCACGGCCTACAACCAGTGGACGCAGTTCGAGGACTTCCCCCACTTCATGGGTGGCGTCACGTCCGTCACCCAGCTCTCCGACGACCGCCTGCAGTGGGTCGCCGAGATCGCGGGGGTCAAGCGCGAGTGGGAGGCCCGGATCCTCGAGCAGGTCCCCGACCGCAAGATCGCCTGGGCGGCCACGGAGGGCGCCACCAACGCCGGCGCGGTGACGTTCGAGGACGTCGGCGGCGGCCAGACCCAGATCCACCTCGAGCTGGAGTACGAGCCCGAGGGCCTGGTCGAGACGGCCGGCGACAAGCTCGGCCTCGTCGAGCGGCAGGCGGTGGCCGACCTCGAGCGCTTCAAGGAGATCATCGAGTCCGAGGGGTACGCGAGCGGCGCCTGGCGCGGCACGGTGAACCCCGGCGCGACGATCGGCGCCCCGGGTGTCGGCGCAGCAGCGCCCTCCGAGGGCGACTCGGGCAGGGCGGGGGTCTCCGGCAAGGCCGCCGCGGCCGCCGTCGGCGCGGCCGCCGCGGGTGCCGCCGCGGTCGCGGCCGCCAAGGGCGGTGACGACCGCCCCACCCGCACCGCGCCGTCCGCACCGGCGGAGGGCTTCGACCCCGGGGCCCCTCCCGGGACCCCGCCGGCGTACCCGCCCACGGTGGCTGACGACGAGTCGATCCCGCCGGCCGTGCGGGCACAGGCCAACGTCGACCCCGAGACCGGGCTCGCCCCCGGCGAGGGGGACCGGACGGACGTGGACGCGTCGGGCACCGGGCTCACGGAGGGCGAGCCTCGGCACCGTGACGACGACGCCCGCCGCCGCGACGACGAACCGCTCCGCTGA
- a CDS encoding DUF2254 domain-containing protein, protein MNILQRLRERFWFVPAVMVVVAVLLAEALIAVDELAILPTLPGWLDAIIYRVGESGSRDILGAIAGSSLAVAGTTFSITMAVLALTSSSYGPRLVRNFMADRGNQAVLGVFVATFLYSLLVLRSIRALGDPGDPEAEVFIPHLAVNGAVVLAVLNIAVLIYFIHHISDSIQVSTIARRVRQDLHATVDRLYPEQIGRDLDVDARLPDRLEEEAAPVRGGRTGYVTYVDEEALLDAARSGDVLLALRVVPGRYVLEDTVLCLVHPGERRDDGLAAKVRDAVVVSDARTPYQDVDFAVQQLTELAVRALSPGTNDPYTAVNALDDLSSGLALLAARELPSPWRADDDGVPRVHAPRPDAVSLTSDVLDHVRWYAGTAPSVMHAGLTLVRRVGRHAQDQALRARLLTQVRLLTEAFERAGHQAHDVEVFRERADEVARGLARTGA, encoded by the coding sequence GTGAACATCCTCCAGCGCCTGCGCGAACGCTTCTGGTTCGTGCCGGCCGTCATGGTCGTCGTGGCGGTCCTGCTCGCCGAGGCCCTCATCGCCGTCGACGAGCTGGCGATCCTCCCCACGCTGCCCGGCTGGCTCGACGCGATCATCTACCGCGTGGGCGAGAGCGGCAGCCGCGACATCCTCGGCGCGATCGCCGGGTCGTCCCTCGCCGTCGCCGGCACGACGTTCTCCATCACGATGGCGGTCCTCGCGCTGACGTCCTCCAGCTACGGCCCGCGCCTCGTGCGCAACTTCATGGCCGACCGCGGGAACCAGGCCGTCCTGGGCGTGTTCGTCGCGACGTTCCTCTACAGCCTGCTGGTGCTGCGCTCGATCCGGGCGCTCGGCGACCCCGGCGACCCCGAGGCCGAGGTGTTCATCCCCCACCTGGCGGTCAACGGCGCGGTCGTCCTGGCCGTGCTGAACATCGCCGTGCTCATCTACTTCATCCACCACATCTCCGACTCGATCCAGGTCTCGACCATCGCCCGCCGGGTCCGGCAGGACCTGCACGCGACCGTCGACCGGCTCTACCCCGAGCAGATCGGCCGTGACCTCGACGTCGACGCCCGTCTGCCGGACCGGCTCGAGGAGGAGGCCGCACCCGTGCGCGGCGGACGGACCGGCTACGTCACCTACGTCGACGAGGAGGCGCTGCTCGACGCCGCCCGCTCCGGCGACGTGCTGCTCGCCCTGCGGGTCGTGCCCGGTCGCTACGTCCTGGAGGACACCGTGCTCTGCCTCGTCCACCCGGGTGAGCGCCGGGACGACGGGCTCGCGGCGAAGGTGCGCGACGCCGTCGTCGTCTCCGACGCCCGAACGCCCTACCAGGACGTCGACTTCGCCGTGCAGCAGCTCACCGAGCTCGCGGTGCGGGCCCTCTCCCCCGGCACGAACGACCCGTACACCGCCGTCAACGCCCTGGACGACCTGTCCTCGGGCCTTGCCCTCCTCGCCGCCCGCGAGCTGCCCTCGCCGTGGCGGGCGGACGACGACGGCGTCCCGCGCGTCCACGCCCCGCGGCCCGACGCCGTCTCCCTCACCTCCGACGTCCTGGACCACGTGCGCTGGTACGCCGGGACCGCGCCGTCGGTCATGCACGCCGGCCTGACCCTCGTGCGGCGGGTCGGCCGGCACGCCCAGGACCAGGCCCTGCGCGCGCGGCTGCTCACCCAGGTCCGTCTGCTCACCGAGGCCTTCGAGCGTGCAGGGCACCAGGCGCACGACGTCGAGGTGTTCCGCGAGCGGGCCGACGAGGTTGCTCGGGGCCTCGCCCGCACGGGCGCCTGA
- a CDS encoding VOC family protein, whose translation MLTVGSIVIRVDDLPRQVAFWSAALDYVPRGGSVEADDFVLLRPRPGRSGPNVSLDRVPAPVQVPPRIHLDLYTEDQRGEVARLVGLGATRVHWDKQPADADYVILADPEGNRFCVVDTTR comes from the coding sequence GTGCTCACCGTCGGTTCGATCGTCATCCGGGTCGACGACCTGCCCCGGCAGGTCGCGTTCTGGTCGGCCGCGCTGGACTACGTCCCCCGCGGCGGCAGCGTCGAGGCGGACGACTTCGTCCTGCTCCGCCCGCGGCCCGGCCGGTCCGGGCCGAACGTCTCCCTCGACCGGGTGCCCGCGCCGGTCCAGGTCCCGCCGAGGATCCACCTGGACCTGTACACCGAGGACCAGCGCGGCGAGGTTGCGCGGCTCGTCGGGCTCGGCGCGACCCGCGTGCACTGGGACAAGCAGCCCGCCGACGCCGACTACGTCATCCTCGCCGATCCGGAGGGCAACCGGTTCTGCGTCGTCGACACGACGCGTTGA
- a CDS encoding DNA-3-methyladenine glycosylase family protein, with protein MTTAERTWRPTWPCRVAQQLAVLRHGPGDPTFLAAAHGAAWRGVRTPVGTATLRLSLRPADGEVLATAWGDGADWVLDAVPAMLGAGDDPSGFRAERHPVVDRLRRAHPHWRVPRTGLVMESLVPAVIEQKVTGSEAFAGYRRLVRRFGEPAPGPGAGLGLRVQPAPAALVAIPSWEWLRLGIDHSRSSTIVAAARRADALERTLQRDHAGADRGLRSIPGIGVWTSAEVRVRAHGDPDAVSFGDYNVAKDVGYALTGRRTDDAGMAELLEPFRGHRYRVQRLVELSGIRHQRFGPRMPLRAHLPV; from the coding sequence GTGACGACGGCGGAGCGCACCTGGCGACCCACCTGGCCCTGCCGGGTGGCGCAGCAGCTCGCCGTCCTGCGTCACGGCCCCGGGGACCCGACCTTCCTCGCCGCCGCCCACGGAGCGGCCTGGCGCGGCGTGCGCACCCCCGTCGGCACGGCGACCCTGCGGCTGAGCCTGCGTCCGGCGGACGGCGAGGTGCTCGCCACCGCCTGGGGTGACGGGGCGGACTGGGTGCTCGACGCCGTCCCCGCCATGCTCGGCGCCGGCGACGACCCGTCGGGCTTCCGGGCCGAGCGGCACCCGGTCGTGGACCGGCTGCGGCGCGCCCACCCGCACTGGCGGGTCCCGCGGACCGGGCTGGTCATGGAGTCGCTGGTGCCGGCCGTCATCGAGCAGAAGGTCACCGGGTCGGAGGCGTTCGCCGGCTACCGGCGCCTCGTGCGCCGCTTCGGTGAGCCTGCCCCGGGGCCCGGCGCGGGGCTGGGCCTGCGGGTCCAGCCCGCCCCGGCGGCCCTGGTGGCGATCCCGTCGTGGGAGTGGCTGCGGCTGGGCATCGACCACTCCCGGTCCTCGACGATCGTGGCCGCGGCGCGGCGGGCGGACGCGCTCGAGCGCACCCTCCAGCGCGACCACGCCGGTGCCGACCGCGGCCTGCGCTCCATCCCCGGCATCGGGGTGTGGACGAGCGCGGAGGTCCGCGTGCGCGCGCACGGCGACCCCGACGCCGTGAGCTTCGGCGACTACAACGTGGCCAAGGACGTCGGCTACGCCCTCACCGGGCGCCGGACCGACGACGCCGGCATGGCCGAGCTCCTCGAGCCGTTCCGCGGGCACCGCTACCGCGTGCAGCGCCTCGTCGAGCTGAGCGGGATCCGTCACCAGCGCTTCGGCCCGCGCATGCCGCTGCGGGCCCACCTACCGGTGTAG
- a CDS encoding glycoside hydrolase family 13 protein: MTPAPHLLDQPHHDGSEVYVPPGTPHLGDVVPVRLRVPGARREVWVRTVRDGEPMIAPARLDRSVGDEHWYVAEVDVHNPVTGYRFLVAEPGGYRWLNGRGVHARDVPDAADFRLSVHEPAPAWTASSVVYQVFPDRFARSCGHDGPPPGPLPDWALPTAWDEVPGARGRGVGSQLYGGDLPGVESRLDHLERLGVDTLYLTPFFPGRSNHRYDARTFDHVDPLLGGDEALASLRAALRSRGMRLVGDLTTNHTGVAHEWFDRARTDVGSAESSFYHWDDGEPGYVGWLGHASLPKLDHRSPELARRLVEGPGSVVARWLAEPYALDGWRIDVANMTGRYGAVDLTHTVARTIRETMRAVNPEAVLVSEHFHDAGADLVAGGWHANMNYSGFTRPVWTWLVEPGSSLPFLGMPVPVPRRGAGAAVATMREFDSAVPWSVTARQWNMLGSHDTARIRSVVGGRERAEVAAALLLTYPGTPVIFAGDEGGMTGVNGEHARRTMPWAQVDAGGGPDWDAATFEIYRSLLAVRRSSRALREGGLRWAVVDDDAVAYLRETSDERVLVLLARAPWSGARLPASLAADGAENLYGGAPLRVGPGGVELPGDGPGAQVWRLG; encoded by the coding sequence GTGACCCCTGCACCGCACCTGCTCGACCAGCCCCACCACGACGGCTCCGAGGTGTACGTCCCGCCCGGGACGCCGCACCTGGGTGACGTCGTCCCCGTGCGCCTGCGGGTCCCGGGAGCCCGGCGCGAGGTGTGGGTGCGCACCGTGCGCGACGGCGAGCCGATGATCGCCCCGGCCCGGCTGGACCGGTCGGTCGGCGACGAGCACTGGTACGTCGCCGAGGTGGACGTGCACAACCCGGTCACGGGCTACCGGTTCCTCGTCGCCGAGCCCGGCGGCTACCGCTGGCTCAACGGCCGCGGCGTCCACGCCCGGGACGTGCCCGACGCCGCCGACTTCCGGCTCAGCGTCCACGAGCCCGCACCGGCGTGGACGGCGTCGTCGGTGGTCTACCAGGTCTTCCCCGACCGGTTCGCCCGCTCCTGCGGCCACGACGGTCCACCGCCCGGCCCGCTGCCCGACTGGGCGCTGCCCACGGCGTGGGACGAGGTCCCCGGCGCCCGCGGCCGGGGCGTCGGCAGCCAGCTCTACGGCGGGGACCTGCCCGGGGTCGAGTCCCGCCTGGACCACCTCGAGCGCCTCGGGGTCGACACCCTCTACCTCACCCCGTTCTTCCCCGGCCGGTCCAACCACCGCTACGACGCCCGCACGTTCGACCACGTCGATCCCCTGCTCGGCGGCGACGAGGCGCTCGCCTCGCTGCGCGCCGCGCTGCGCTCGCGCGGCATGCGGCTGGTCGGCGACCTCACGACCAACCACACCGGTGTGGCCCACGAGTGGTTCGACCGGGCGCGCACCGACGTGGGCAGCGCCGAGTCGTCCTTCTACCACTGGGACGACGGCGAGCCCGGGTACGTGGGGTGGCTCGGCCACGCCTCGCTGCCCAAGCTCGACCACCGCTCCCCCGAGCTCGCGCGGCGCCTGGTCGAGGGGCCGGGCTCCGTCGTCGCCCGCTGGCTCGCCGAGCCCTACGCGCTGGACGGGTGGCGGATCGACGTGGCCAACATGACCGGCCGGTACGGCGCGGTGGACCTCACCCACACCGTCGCCCGGACCATCAGGGAGACGATGCGCGCGGTGAACCCCGAGGCCGTGCTGGTCTCGGAGCACTTCCACGACGCCGGCGCCGACCTCGTCGCGGGCGGCTGGCACGCCAACATGAACTACTCCGGGTTCACCCGGCCGGTGTGGACCTGGCTCGTCGAGCCGGGCTCCTCGCTGCCGTTCCTGGGGATGCCGGTGCCGGTGCCGCGCCGCGGCGCCGGCGCGGCGGTGGCCACGATGCGCGAGTTCGACTCGGCGGTGCCGTGGTCGGTGACGGCCCGGCAGTGGAACATGCTCGGCTCGCACGACACCGCCCGGATCCGCAGCGTCGTGGGCGGCCGCGAGCGGGCGGAGGTGGCGGCGGCGCTGCTGCTGACCTACCCCGGGACGCCGGTGATCTTCGCCGGCGACGAGGGCGGGATGACGGGCGTCAACGGTGAGCACGCCCGGCGGACCATGCCCTGGGCGCAGGTCGACGCCGGCGGCGGGCCGGACTGGGACGCGGCCACGTTCGAGATCTACCGGTCGCTCCTCGCCGTGCGGCGGTCCTCGCGGGCGCTGCGCGAGGGCGGCCTGCGGTGGGCCGTGGTCGACGACGACGCCGTCGCGTACCTGCGCGAGACGAGCGACGAGCGGGTGCTGGTCCTCCTCGCGCGGGCGCCGTGGTCGGGCGCACGGCTGCCCGCCTCGCTCGCCGCGGACGGCGCCGAGAACCTCTACGGCGGGGCGCCGCTGCGCGTCGGCCCGGGCGGGGTCGAGCTGCCGGGCGACGGTCCCGGCGCGCAGGTCTGGCGTCTCGGCTGA